The window ACCAATATTGAAAATCATATTGATTCTTTGATATTTGAAGCAGAGTTTTATAGAAAGTATACTGAATTTGAATACGGTAAATTTGATAAAATTACCTATGGTGATACTGTTTTGGTTTTTTATCCAAATGAATATACAGAATCTTATCCAAATGAACTACTAGAAATAGAATTTGAAGATTTATGCATATCCCAAATAGATTATCATAAGTGGGGAGGTTTAACAAAAACTAATACATCCATACTCTTGGATAATGGATTTGAATTAACCGACTATTTGCAAGATGACAATGTTCCAGAATTACTAATTCCTTACACTGGATTGGAATATACAAAATCGGAGTATTCAATTGATTTTGGTTTTATGGAAAGAGAAATTCATGGCTTTGAATGGGATTATAATAATGAAATCACAGGTTATCTGCATAATGGTGATACTTTGGGAGAGATTTTTCCAGTAGATATGTTCGTAGGCCATCAAGAATTATCCTTCAGTAATAAATTCCTAGTCTACCCAAGTCCAGCCAAAGAATCCATAAAAGTCCAAACCCAAGAAACAGGTGAGTTCAATTATAAAGTATTTAATATTTCTGGTCAACAGGTATTAAATGGGAAAGAAGAAAAATCCTCAGAAGATTTAGAAATTGATATTTCGAATTTGCAAAATGGAGTTTATATTTTGCAGTTTGAAATGGAGCAACAGTTAATTCAAAAGAAATTTGTAAAACAAAACTAATCCTTAAAAAACTCTAAAACTGTAATACATTACTTTCTCATTCGTTTCTTGCTTGGATAATCTCTTATTTTTGCACCAAAATTTAAACGAATGAGAAAGTTACTTTTTAGTATTGCCATTATATTTATCTCTTTAAGCTTAACATCTTGTATCGACCTAGTTGAGGAGGTTACCATTAATAAAGACCTCTCTGGAAAATATGAAATGTATCTTGAAACTAGTGGTTTTGGGGGTATGATGAGTCAGATGGGTGGAGTACCCGAGGTTCCACAGATTCAAGAGTTGGACGAGAAACTAAGACTTTTAAAAGCACAACCTGGTATTTCAAATATCAAAAAAGACCTCAATGCCAAACAGCTGAAGTTTAATATCAGCTTCGATTTTGCTGACGAGAAATCTCTAAACAATGCACTTTATGCCCTAGCCGAAATCAAACCTAATATGTTTCTAAAGAAGTTTATTAAGATAAAAAAGAATAGAGTAATTCGCCCCAACCTAAGTCCATATTTGGAGCGATTATTAGAAGAACAAGAACTCAGTGAACAGCTTCCTTCTGAGGATATGCTAAATTATG is drawn from Lentimicrobium sp. L6 and contains these coding sequences:
- a CDS encoding T9SS type A sorting domain-containing protein: MKKNLLLIIMLMMTIGLFAQNWAPINTTERFCYSNDGDLEILDNVLWVDSTKQMSDHEVYYFNKIVSPCDTCSEPNYMLANQPQFLLDQAKVYENGEWVFESYNQQFKLLPNAQLNEEWIFDEESSVTAVVSSLDLINVIGEEDSVKIISLSNNESFVLTKNHGVLQFSNYQLLGIEGRELGVLVPKFEDMFSQFEVGDVLCYYTYSAEAYKNVEFKHNYLRYEVTNIENHIDSLIFEAEFYRKYTEFEYGKFDKITYGDTVLVFYPNEYTESYPNELLEIEFEDLCISQIDYHKWGGLTKTNTSILLDNGFELTDYLQDDNVPELLIPYTGLEYTKSEYSIDFGFMEREIHGFEWDYNNEITGYLHNGDTLGEIFPVDMFVGHQELSFSNKFLVYPSPAKESIKVQTQETGEFNYKVFNISGQQVLNGKEEKSSEDLEIDISNLQNGVYILQFEMEQQLIQKKFVKQN